In Methanosarcina siciliae T4/M, one genomic interval encodes:
- a CDS encoding DUF4405 domain-containing protein codes for MNRQKTNYSVDLVLTTLFFIVAFTGLYMHYFIPSGIQRGRYVVYMGLTKATWIWIHSKAGILMTILVIIHFILHWKWIVCTTKNFFRKEQCELEKAD; via the coding sequence ATGAACAGACAAAAAACCAATTATTCAGTAGATCTTGTCCTGACAACGCTGTTTTTTATAGTCGCATTTACAGGTCTTTACATGCATTATTTTATACCTTCGGGAATCCAGAGGGGTAGATACGTTGTGTATATGGGGCTAACAAAAGCTACCTGGATATGGATACACAGCAAAGCCGGAATCCTGATGACAATTCTGGTGATCATTCACTTTATCCTGCATTGGAAATGGATTGTATGCACTACAAAAAATTTCTTCAGGAAAGAACAGTGTGAGCTTGAAAAAGCGGATTAA
- a CDS encoding TraB/GumN family protein → MDRSKITDSQDKDPEYNFHSSSQESIYSMDKLITESTEDNVSVGKSKLSDSSINKPEDTGISIPSSVAESGDPEVKLDISSELIAEPLPDSAAELFVPSSIQPPALDGSNPAVPFQPSKVVLIGTAHVSEKSVAEVRNAIRNLKPDIVAVELCRARYDSLKGNIPETNQLPIKEILSEGKVYYYLVHWLLAYVQKKIGNDMGVKPGAEMLSAIAEAEASGARVALIDRDIQVTLQRFWGRMKFTEKIKMLGSLIGGLIGIGGSEIDIDQITQQDVVTALVSELREFAPTAAETLIDERDAYLAGSILRVAAGGNKTIVAVIGAGHKPGVTNYLKNPKSIPPFSTLMELPKKRIGIGKIVGFGIVGLAILVFLLLIASGTPLKLLLIAFVWWFIINGVLSAAGALLAGGHPYSILTAFSVAWLTSLNPMMAAGWFAGLVEAKQRNPTTDDIKALAGIETFKEMFKNRFMRVLLVASFANIGSVIGTFLGAYVMMQVTGLDPQELLHSGFSALGL, encoded by the coding sequence ATGGACAGGTCTAAAATTACAGATTCTCAGGACAAGGATCCTGAATACAATTTTCATAGTTCATCTCAGGAGTCAATATACTCTATGGACAAACTTATAACCGAATCCACGGAAGACAATGTTTCTGTCGGAAAGTCTAAGCTTTCCGATTCTTCAATCAACAAACCAGAGGATACCGGGATTTCTATACCATCTTCTGTAGCAGAATCCGGAGATCCCGAAGTGAAGCTCGACATAAGTTCCGAGCTTATAGCGGAACCTCTTCCTGATTCAGCTGCGGAACTTTTTGTTCCCTCTTCTATCCAGCCTCCGGCTCTGGACGGGAGCAATCCTGCCGTCCCGTTTCAGCCTTCAAAGGTTGTGCTCATAGGTACGGCTCATGTTTCGGAAAAGAGTGTTGCTGAAGTCAGAAATGCTATTCGGAACCTTAAACCAGATATTGTAGCCGTCGAGCTTTGCCGGGCACGTTACGATTCTCTGAAAGGAAACATCCCGGAGACGAATCAACTTCCTATAAAGGAAATTCTCAGCGAAGGAAAGGTGTACTATTACCTGGTACACTGGCTACTCGCTTATGTGCAGAAAAAGATCGGGAATGACATGGGTGTAAAACCCGGTGCTGAGATGCTTTCCGCAATTGCGGAGGCAGAAGCATCAGGAGCCAGAGTAGCTTTAATCGACAGGGATATTCAGGTGACACTCCAGCGTTTCTGGGGCCGCATGAAATTCACGGAGAAAATAAAGATGCTCGGTTCTCTTATAGGCGGCCTGATAGGAATAGGTGGATCAGAAATCGATATCGATCAGATTACTCAACAGGATGTAGTCACAGCCCTTGTCAGCGAGCTCAGAGAATTTGCTCCAACTGCAGCTGAAACCCTCATAGATGAACGGGACGCATACCTTGCAGGGAGCATCCTCAGAGTGGCCGCAGGCGGAAATAAAACGATTGTTGCAGTGATCGGAGCAGGACATAAGCCAGGAGTAACTAACTACCTGAAAAATCCAAAGAGCATTCCCCCTTTCAGCACTCTCATGGAACTTCCAAAGAAGCGCATTGGAATTGGCAAAATTGTAGGTTTTGGAATTGTTGGGCTTGCGATTCTGGTTTTTTTATTGCTTATAGCATCAGGTACTCCCCTAAAACTCCTTTTAATAGCTTTCGTATGGTGGTTCATCATTAACGGAGTTCTGAGTGCAGCCGGCGCCCTGCTGGCGGGAGGACATCCCTACTCTATCCTTACTGCTTTTTCGGTTGCCTGGTTAACCTCACTGAATCCTATGATGGCTGCAGGCTGGTTTGCAGGTCTGGTAGAAGCAAAACAGCGCAATCCTACCACTGACGATATTAAAGCCCTTGCAGGGATAGAAACTTTCAAAGAAATGTTCAAAAACAGGTTCATGCGTGTCCTTCTGGTGGCCAGCTTTGCCAATATCGGAAGTGTGATAGGCACATTCCTTGGGGCATATGTAATGATGCAGGTTACAGGTCTTGACCCGCAGGAACTTCTTCACTCCGGGTTTAGTGCTCTCGGACTCTGA